The DNA sequence CACAAAAAAAGAGGGACTAAACACGACTTGGCAACCCGCCTGCGGAACGGGCAGGTGTGTAGGCTTTCGGGTTGGTATTTTATTTCTCTCCTATGAAAATATGATTATTGAATAATGTATGAGGTGCGCTAATCAAGTTAATATCAAATTTCAAAGATGGTTCTACTCTTGAACTGGCATTGTGAATTCTAAATGATATTTGCCATCCTTCATTTAATGATACAATCAAAGTAGTATTTGAGTTGTTTTCATAAACAACTTCGATTAATCGAGTAGGTAATTTGAGTTTTGGGATTTTTGCTTTTGGTCTAATCTTTTCAAACGATTGATTGAGAGTTCCATGTAAATTATAGGCTTGTATTTCAACGGTACTTTTCCCTTTGATAACTTTGTAAAAATCCTGATTCCCAATTAAGTATTCAACAAGTTTTTGAGGAACAGTTTCAGGATTTTCTTTATCCAATCTCAATAATTCAGTACGAAAAGCATTCAATAATGGTACATAAATTTTATTATGCATGTCTGGAATAGCAGTCCATTTTGTGCTTTTGTCTTTAGTTCTTAGGTTAGATAAAAAATCAAATATTGGTTTTATTTCATCAAAATAGTCTGAGGAACAAGGAATTCCAATCCATT is a window from the Bacteroidales bacterium genome containing:
- a CDS encoding HaeIII family restriction endonuclease produces the protein MAIQTKTGKAFEYALLKEFYERLNTSHNNVIIVESEPYKTAKLCFDSFLEEEQGLYSLVSSAAINFLVDIEPRLSHSYDTDDILQLEIVSDSEGQIGDVRDVLAIRLLQKWEIGISAKNNHRAVKHSRLSQKIDFGQKWIGIPCSSDYFDEIKPIFDFLSNLRTKDKSTKWTAIPDMHNKIYVPLLNAFRTELLRLDKENPETVPQKLVEYLIGNQDFYKVIKGKSTVEIQAYNLHGTLNQSFEKIRPKAKIPKLKLPTRLIEVVYENNSNTTLIVSLNEGWQISFRIHNASSRVEPSLKFDINLISAPHTLFNNHIFIGEK